In a genomic window of Myxococcales bacterium:
- a CDS encoding ArsA family ATPase, with translation MTFRSFAEVFAAKQILVCVGSGGVGKTTTSAALALAAARAGKRTLVITIDPAKRLASSLGLASLGHDVQEVDPAVVGAGVVAGPGHPGAASLSAMMLDQKRAFDEVVEGHAKDPAAVQRILANPVYAQVSGSLAGSQEYAAMAKLHDLDATGRWDLIVVDTPPTTHALDFLEAPAKLAAAIDSPAIEWFRKLQGGGRSGWSLLGRSGSFVLARLQKFVGSQFLDDLGVFFTEFHDILGGFRQRAEETYALLRQPRVGFVLVSSPEPMAMREALFFHERLVRSQMPLAGFVVNRVHLHRPTDADVPALERLLAKEPAVAALGLSGTSLRMSAEALQRAHAEQELLAGVDDDALTRLRGAAGPDALIVRVPLAHQDIHDLDRLIALGATLTAPPT, from the coding sequence GTGACGTTCCGCTCGTTCGCCGAGGTGTTCGCCGCCAAGCAGATCTTGGTGTGCGTCGGCTCCGGCGGCGTCGGCAAGACCACCACCTCGGCCGCGCTGGCGCTGGCCGCGGCCCGGGCCGGGAAGCGCACGCTGGTGATCACGATCGATCCGGCCAAGCGCCTGGCCAGCTCGCTGGGCCTGGCCAGCCTCGGCCACGACGTCCAGGAGGTCGACCCGGCGGTGGTCGGCGCCGGCGTCGTCGCGGGCCCCGGCCACCCGGGCGCCGCGAGCCTGTCGGCGATGATGCTCGACCAGAAGCGCGCCTTCGACGAGGTGGTCGAGGGCCACGCCAAGGATCCGGCCGCGGTGCAGCGCATCCTCGCCAACCCGGTCTACGCCCAGGTGTCGGGCTCGCTGGCGGGCAGCCAGGAGTACGCGGCGATGGCCAAGCTCCACGACCTCGACGCCACCGGGCGCTGGGATCTGATCGTCGTCGACACGCCGCCGACGACGCACGCGCTCGACTTCCTCGAGGCCCCGGCCAAGCTGGCGGCGGCGATCGACTCGCCGGCGATCGAGTGGTTCCGCAAGCTCCAGGGCGGCGGCCGCTCGGGCTGGTCGCTCCTGGGCCGGTCGGGCTCGTTCGTGCTGGCGCGGCTGCAGAAGTTCGTCGGCTCGCAGTTCCTCGACGATCTCGGCGTGTTCTTCACCGAGTTCCACGACATCCTGGGCGGCTTCCGGCAGCGGGCCGAGGAGACCTACGCGCTCCTGCGGCAGCCGCGGGTCGGGTTCGTGCTGGTGTCGTCGCCGGAGCCGATGGCGATGCGCGAGGCGCTGTTCTTCCACGAGCGCCTGGTGCGATCGCAGATGCCGCTGGCCGGGTTCGTGGTCAACCGGGTCCACCTCCACCGCCCGACCGACGCCGACGTGCCCGCGCTCGAGCGCCTGCTCGCGAAGGAGCCCGCGGTCGCCGCGCTCGGGCTCTCCGGCACCAGCCTGCGCATGAGCGCCGAGGCGCTGCAGCGCGCCCACGCCGAGCAGGAGCTCCTGGCCGGCGTCGACGACGACGCCCTGACCCGGCTGCGCGGCGCGGCCGGGCCCGACGCGCTGATCGTCCGCGTGCCGCTCGCGCACCAGGACATCCACGATCTCGATCGGCTGATCGCCCTGGGCGCGACGCTCACGGCGCCGCCGACCTGA